One Panicum virgatum strain AP13 chromosome 3N, P.virgatum_v5, whole genome shotgun sequence DNA segment encodes these proteins:
- the LOC120665615 gene encoding probable glycosyltransferase STELLO2: protein MLVQDRPSPHAAAAGQKPPTSPRGAPGAGRRHPRPFAKNLDFATWASEHSSKLLLLLFALASAAAVFLLRGAAPDAAALLCLDRSSSSSAGPAKLPYPEVAWSKVPPLAIAAGAPFASFRAERWIVVAVSTPPTAALAALARVKGWQLLAVGDSHTPAGWELKGAIFLSLELQAQLGYRSVDFLPYGSHVRKTAGYLFAIQHGAKVIFDADDRAEVPGNDLGKHFDVDLGSGVTNHPVLLQYSHADPNRTVVNPYVHFGQRSVWPRGLPLDKVGEVAHEVFYTEVFSGRQFIQQGLSDGLPDVDAVFYFTRKPPTSAFDLRFDSEAPKVALPQGMMAPVNSFNTLFQSPAFWGLMMPVSVSSMAADVIRGYWAQRILWEIGGYVAFYPPTIYRKDHIQAYPFAEEKDLHVNVGRLIKFLNEWRSNKRTLFEKILDLSYAMAEEGFWTEQDVRLTAAWLQDLLAVGYRQPRLMSLEIDRQRATIGEGDMKEFVPKKLPSVHLGVDEIGTVNYEIGNLIKWRKNFGNVVMIMHVSGPVDRTALEWRLLYGRIFKTVIILAEQSNKELAVERCTLSHAYKYLPKVFERYSGADGFLFLQDHMILNYWNLLQADKEKLWITNKIAHSWVTIPLESNKEEWFVKQGALVKQVIGNSPVHFQTNYKENMGEEKIAFCGSELFYIPRRFVEDFGDLVGLVGDLDLHHKIAVPMFFMAMDSPQNFDSEALAGTVFKTQLPANATFKTIYTAQAPAVFPVKVMSEIDFIKVIRLMSIGDPLLMELV from the exons ATGCTGGTCCAGGACCGCCCGTCCCCGCACGCGGCGGCCGCAGGGCAGAAGCCGCCCACGTccccgcgcggcgcgccgggggCGGGCCGGCGGCACCCGCGGCCCTTCGCCAAGAACCTCGACTTCGCCACCTGGGCGTCCGAGCACTCctccaagctgctgctgctcctcttcgcgctcgcctccgccgccgccgtcttcctcctccgcggcgccgcgcccgacgccgccgcgctgctctgCCTCGAccgctccagctcctcctccgcggGCCCCGCCAAGCTCCCCTACCCGGAGGTCGCCTGGTCCAAGGTGCCCCCGCTCGCGATCGCGGCGGGGGCGCCCTTCGCCTCGTTCCGCGCCGAGCGCTGGATCGTGGTCGCCGTCTCCACCCCGCCCAccgcggcgctggccgcgcTCGCGCGCGTCAAGGGCTGGCAgctcctcgccgtcggcgacTCCCACACGCCCGCCGGGTGGGAGCTCAAGGGCGCCATCTTCCTCTCCCTCGAGCTGCAGGCGCAGCTCGGCTACCGCTCCGTGGACTTCCTCCCCTACGGCTCCCACGTCCGCAAGACGGCCGGCTACCTCTTCGCCATCCAGCACGGGGCCAAGGTGATCTTTGACGCCGACGACCGCGCCGAGGTGCCCGGGAACGATCTGGGGAAGCATTTCGATGTGGATTTGGGATCTGGAGTCACCAACCACCCCGTGCTGCTCCAGTACAGCCACGCGGATCCCAATCGAACAGTGGTGAACCCCTACGTGCACTTCGGCCAGCGGTCGGTCTGGCCGCGGGGGCTGCCACTCGACAAGGTTGGAGAGGTAGCACACGAGGTCTTCTACACTGAGGTGTTCAGCGGTCGGCAGTTCATTCAGCAGGGGCTGTCAGACGGGCTGCCAGACGTGGATGCCGTGTTCTACTTCACTCGGAAGCCACCAACTTCGGCATTCGATCTGAGGTTTGATTCAGAGGCCCCAAAGGTGGCGCTACCACAGGGCATGATGGCACCAGTCAACTCGTTCAATACATTGTTCCAGTCACCAGCTTTCTGGGGGCTCATGATGCCAGTGTCTGTGAGCTCAATGGCAGCAGATGTGATCCGTGGGTACTGGGCGCAACGGATCTTGTGGGAGATTGGTGGATATGTGGCTTTCTATCCACCAACTATTTACAGGAAAGATCATATTCAGGCATACCCATTCGCGGAGGAGAAGGATCTGCACGTGAATGTTGGCCGGCTGATCAAGTTCCTGAACGAGTGGAGGTCAAACAAGAGGACACTGTTTGAGAAGATTCTTGATTTGAGCTATGCCATGGCTGAGGAAGGCTTCTGGACAGAGCAGGATGTGAGATTAACAGCTGCTTGGCTTCAGGACCTGCTTGCTGTGGGCTATCGGCAGCCTCGGCTCATGTCGTTGGAGATTGACAGGCAGCGGGCAACGATTGGAGAGGGTGACATGAAGGAGTTTGTGCCCAAGAAGCTGCCATCTGTGCACCTTGGGGTTGATGAGATTGGCACGGTGAACTATGAGATTGGAAATCTTATTAAGTGGAGAAAGAACTTTGGAAACGTTGTGATGATCATGCATGTCAGTGGGCCTGTGGATCGCACGGCACTTGAGTGGAGACTGCTTTATGGAAGGATTTTCAAGACGGTTATCATTCTTGCAGAGCAGAGCAATAAAGAACTTGCTGTTGAACGATGCACGCTGTCACATGCTTATAA GTATTTGCCCAAGGTTTTTGAAAGATATAGTGGTGCTGATGGATTTCTCTTCCTCCAAGACCACATGATTCTTAACTACTGGAACCTGCTGCAAGCTGACAAGGAAAAACTTTGGATTACAAATAAG ATTGCACATTCTTGGGTTACTATTCCATTGGAGAGCAATAAAGAGGAATGGTTTGTAAAGCAAGGCGCACTGGTGAAGCAAGTCATCGGCAATTCCCCAGTTCATTTCCAAACAAACTATAAGGAAAACATGGGCGAAGAGAAGATTGCATTCTGTGGCAGTGAACTCTTCTATATACCGCGGCGGTTTGTTGAAGACTTTGGCGATCTTGTGGGCCTTGTCGGCGATTTGGATTTGCATCACAAGATTGCGGTGCCAATGTTCTTCATGGCGATGGATTCTCCTCAAAATTTTGACTCCGAAGCTCTGGCTGGAACAGTGTTCAAGACCCAATTGCCAGCTAATGCAACGTTCAAGACTATTTATACAGCTCAAGCACCTGCTGTTTTCCCTGTGAAGGTTATGAGTGAGATTGATTTCATAAAGGTGATTCGGCTGATGTCCATAGGAGACCCGCTTCTGATGGAGTTGGTATAA